AAGCCGCAAAACTTGGAGGTTAAGGTCATCGTTTCGCCGGATAAGAAGGCGGTCATCTTAATCAAAGAGGGAGACAACCTGATCAACTCCATCACTAGGACTTACCAAGATTATGAAGATCAAAAGAACGGTAAAACCGTATCTCCGAATCCGAGTGTATCGCCGAGTACCACACCTAAGCAGCAAAATAGCGGCCCTGCTATTCCCGTAGGCGGTTCCGGAAGCGGCGCAGGGGCCAAGGCCAAACGGAGAGCATCAAGGCTATACAAGGGACTGGAGGACAGGATTAATGCCGCAAGGATTCATTGTGAAGGCATTAAGCGGTTATTACTATGTACTGCCGGAAGGCGCAAATATCAGGGAGATTGATACGATCACCTGCAGAGCCAGGGGAGTGTTCAAAAAGAAGAACATTTCCCCTCTGGTAGGGGATCAAGTCATGTATGAGCTTACGGAGAATGGGGAAGGAACGGTAACCGAAATCCTTCCCCGCACATCTGAGCTCATCAGGCCCCCCATTTCTAATGTGAATCTGGTCGTTCTTGTGTTTGCCGTCACAGAGCCGGTTCTTAATTTACAACTGCTCGATAAGTTCTTGGTTCATATTGAAAGTACAGGGCTGGATGTCCTACTTTGCTTCACGAAGCATGATCTGCTTGCTGAGAATGAAGAAGCAGGAAGCGGACAGCTGACTGTAGCTGAATTTGATCAGATCCGTAAGCTGTACGAAGAAATTGGATATGCGATCGTTACAACCAGCTCCAAGATGCATAATGGCATTGGAGCGGTTCAGGATGCCTTAAAGGACCGTTTGAGTGTGTTTGCCGGTCAATCCGGCGTCGGTAAATCCTCGCTGCTCAATGAAATGATCAGAGGGATCGATCTTGAGACGAATGCGATTAGTCAACGGCTCGGAAGAGGAAAGCATACCACTAGGCATGTGGAGCTTCTTCCGCTTGAAAGCGGTGGATACGTAGCTGATACTCCAGGGTTCAGTCAGCTGGACTTCATGGAGCTTGAAGCCGAACAATTGGGCAGCTGTTTTAAAGAATTTGTGCCGTTAGCCGAAGAGTGTAGGTTCCGCGGCTGCCTCCATCAGCACGAACCGAACTGTAAAGTGAGAGAAGCTGTAGAGGAAGGCCGGGTGGCAGCGTCTCGTTACGATCATTATTTGTTGTTCTTAACTGAAATGAAAGAACGGAAGAGGAGGTATTAACCACAATGGTAGTTGTCGCGCCATCTATTTTATCGGCAAACTTTGCCAAGCTTGGGGAAGAAATTAAAGAAGCGGAGCAAGGCGGCGCGGATTGGATCCATGTGGATGTGATGGACGGACATTTTGTGCCGAACATTACAATCGGACCGCTAGTTGTCGACTCGATTCGACCTATAACGAAGCTGCCGCTCGATGTACATTTAATGATTGAGCAGCCGGACCACTACATCGCCGACTTTGTAAAAGCTGGCGCAGATTTGATTTCTGTGCATGTTGAAGCCTGTACGCATTTGCACCGGACACTTAACTTTATTAAAGAAAACGGCGTCCGTGCAGGAGTGGTGTTGAACCCGGCGACTCCAATTTCGCTCATTGAGCACGTGTTGGATGAGAATCTGGATCTGGTATTGATTATGACGGTCAATCCGGGTTTCGGGGGACAAGCGTTCATTCCCGGCATGCTGGACAAAATCAAAGCGCTGCGGGCGCATGCGAATGCGAAAGGACTTCATAAGCTGCATATTGAGGTGGATGGAGGAATTAACGAGGTTACTGCTCGCCAAGTGGTTGAGGCGGGAGCGGATGTACTGGTAGCCGGCAACGCCGTGTTTGGAAAGCCGGATCGTGCTGATGCGATACGCCGAATTCGCGGGTAGCTTGAAAGGGAGCTGGAGCCTTTGAAAATTCTCTGGTTGTTCATTTACAGCCTCATGTGCGGTGTGTTGTTAACGCTGTACACGAATATCCACGATATGTCCAAATTTTTGTTTTCATTAGGTGCTCTATACGCTGGAATTCGTTTCTTTAGACGTTTTGAAGAGAAGGCGCACCGAATTTGGTTCATCGTTCTTTCCGTGGTCATTTATTTCATGTTGAGCCTAGGATTTGCCCTATACTCGTATTCGGGCAGCATAACTGGATAGAACTCGCATACATATAGTTACAAGAGCGACATGCTCTTGTAGCTTTTTTTGCTTTCTGGAGACGGTTCTTACTAAGGAAGCAATCCATTTGAAAGCACGTTTTTGCGGTCTGGGCATATACTGTGATGACGATGCAAGGAGCAGTGATGCAACCTGTGAAGCTTACTCTTTCGGAGTAAGTTTTCTTTGCGAAAACTCTAAGGAGGGGTAGAAGATGAAGTTCTACACAATCAAGCTGCCAAAATTTTTGGGTGGATTCGTGAAGGCCGTACTTAACACATTCAGCAAAAACTAGGCTAAGCGATACTTAACCCAGAAACGCAAAAAAAGCACCGGTTAGGTGCTTTTTGTCTATCTTGCCGCGATTAAACGCGAGTCACTTTACCGGACTTCAACGCACGTGTACTTACGTAGACACGTTTAGGTTTTCCATCAACGAGGATGCGAACCTTTTGAACGTTAACACCCCAAGTACGCTTGTTTTTATTGTTAGCGTGGGAAACGTGATTTCCAGTGCCTGGACTTTTACCTGTAATAAAGCATTTGCGGGACATGTTTGACACCTCCTTCGGCAGTATACAAAGCAGCCTGGGTGGCAAGCCTAAGCTTGACATGACAGCTTTCCTCATAGTTAGACTTGGCTTCTTCTATTCATGTGATGCAGCCAGAAAAAACATACTCAGATATAATAGCATAGCCCAGCAAGCCTAGTCAACGAGTTACCTGTATTTTTACCGTTTATTTATTGTTTATGTTATAGTAGAATGAAGATTAGTCCATAATCACTTACATAGAGAGTAAGATTAGGTTGCAAATGTCGAAATACGTCGGTCAGGCCGGAATGCGAATGGATATGAATTCGCAGATACTGCGCGCAGCTTATTCGAAAGAAACACGTTTTCTTAAAGAAAACGCGAAGGAGTTGTTATAGAATGCCAATTGAAATCAGTACGGAATTTGGAAAAGTAACAGTTACCAATGAAGTGATTTCCACCTTAGCGGGTTCCGCCGCTCTAGAATGCTATGGACTTGTTGGCATGGCAACAAGAAAACAGCTGAAGGATGGAATTGCCGAGCTGCTCGGAAGAGAGAATTTCAGCCGAGGCGTTGAGATCAGACGCGAGAACGGCCGACTTGAAATTGATCTTTATATTATTGTCAGTTACGGAACCAAGATATCTGTCGTTGCCAGCAATGTGCAAACGAAGGTTAAGTATATTTTAAATGACGTCGTGGGTCTTCATGTGGACGATGTAAATATATTTGTTCAAGGTGTTCGTGTGGCCAAATAGCCCTGTAACCAGGAAGGAGAATACGCTTTGAGTAAGCGCTTTATTTCAATAAATGGAAATGACTTCGCCGCCATGGTCTTTGCGGGAGCGGATAACCTGAATCGGAATGTGGATCGGGTTAATGGACTTAATGTCTTTCCCGTTCCTGATGGAGATACCGGCACCAACATGAATTTGACCATCACCTCAGGCGTTGAGGAACTGAAGAAGAAGCCATCCCCTCATATTGGGAAAGCAGCTGACGCGTTGTCCAAAGGGTTATTGATGGGTGCCAGAGGAAACTCAGGCGTTATTTTGTCCCAGTTATTTCGCGGTTTCGCTAAATATGTTCATGACTTGGAAAGTGTGAATGTCCAGCAGTTCGCAGCCGCTTTGCAGCAGGGCGTGGATACGGCATATAAGGCCGTAGTAAAGCCTGTTGAAGGTACAATCTTAACTGTATCCAAAGAAGCGGCCAAGCATGCCGTTCAATACCGCCGCGGGGGCGACATATTGGATCTAATGCTAGAGGTATTGAGTAAAGCCAAGGAAGCCCTCGCACGGACACCTGAACAGCTTCCTGTCCTCAAGCAAGTCGGTGTTGTGGATGCCGGGGGACAAGGGCTTGTATGCGTGTATGAAGGATTTGTTGCAGCCCTTCGGGGGAAGTGGACTATGATAGCGATGACTTTGCTTCCATGGATACGACACTAAGTGGTGTCTCTGCGGTTTCTACGCTTCAATTAGCGAAAGAAGCTCATGCTCATCTGCCTGCGCAGGCGCATTTGGCTACAGATGATATAGAGTTCGGTTACTGCACAGAGTTCATGTTAACGATTCAAGCGGTGAAAGTGAAGGGTTATGATTTCAATGAAGGACGGTTTCGCGAGCAGCTAAGCAAGCTGGGGGATTCCTTACTTGTGGTTGCGGATGACGAGCTCGTTAAGGTTCATATCCATGCAGAATACCCAGGCGAAGTCATGAATCAAGCTATGAAATACGGTGCACTTAGTCGGATCAAAATTGAAAATATGCGGGATCAGCATACACACATTTTAGAAGATGCTGACTTGGTCGGACATGTATCGGCAGACGCTCCGGAGCTTGCTGTTGAAGAAATCAAGGCGCCAGCAGCTCCAAGTAAGCCTTATGGCTTCGTAGCTGTTGCAATGGGGAGCGGAATTACGGACATTTTCTCGAGTGTGGGCGTTGATGTAGTCCTCTCCGGCGGACAAACGATGAACCCAAGTACGGAAGATATCGTGAATGCCGTCAAGCATATTGATGCCGCGACCGTGTATGTGCTTCCGAATAACTCCAACATTATTCTTGCAGCCCAACAAGCTGCGGAATTAGTGGAGGACAAGCGGCTAGTTGTCATCCCGACGAAATCGATACCGCAAGGACTTGCTGCGATACTGGCATTCCAGGACAAAGCAGACGCTGCCTCTAATACGGAAGCAATGTCTGCTGCTTTAAAGAAAGTGAAATCCGGTCAGGTCACTTATGCGGTGCGGGACACGAACATGGATGGCATTGAAATCAAGCAGGGAGACTTCATTGGGATCGAAGACGGTAAAATCGTTAGCTCCCATGCCAACCTCATGGATGCTTGCAAAAAGCTTCTTCAGGTCATGATTGAAGATGGAAGTGAAATCGTTACGATCTTAACCGGTGAAGAAGCTAAAACTGAAGAAACGGAATTGCTCGAAGCTTTCATACAAGAAAAATTCCCGGAAATGGAAATAGAGCTTCATCCAGGTGGACAACCGCTGTATGCGTACATTTTTTCAGTGGAGTAAAACGTATAAACGGGAGGGAAGCCGTTGAATTCTATTCGTATTGTAACGGACAGCACCGCTGATATTCCATTGGAAGTAAGGCAAGCTTTGAATATTGAAATGGTGCCGTTGAAAATTTCATTTGGTGACGAACAATATCTCGATGCAGTTTCGCTGCAGTCCGATCAGTTTTATGACAAGCTGAAAGCATCGTCCCATTTTCCAAGAACATCACAGCCGTCAACAGATGAATTTTTATCCGTATACAAACGGCTAGCTTTAGAGCCTGGGACTCAGGTTCTTTCTATCCATTTGTCCTCAGCGCTTAGCGGAACGTTTCAGTCGGCTAGCATTGCAAGCATGATGCTCGAAGAAGAGACAGGTGTCAAGGTTCATGTGCTCGACTCACGGTCAGCATCCTACGGGATCGGAGCGTTAGTCGTGTATGCGGCGGAAGCGGCTCGAGATGGACAGAGTGTGGAACAAATCATAGAACGAATCCAGCTCATGAGAGAGAACTTTTACATTTATTTTTTGGTAGATACGCTGGAGTTCTTGCAAAAAGGCGGTCGAATCGGCAAGGCCTCCGCTTTATTCGGTTCCCTGCTGAATATTAAACCGATTCTTTCCATTGACTCTGAAGGAGAAGTAACGGCTGTAGATAAGGTTCGCGGCTCTAAAAAGGCCATTGCTCGTATTATGGAGCTGTTGGATGCGGATTTATCCGGACGAAGCATTCGCAAGCTCTACATTGCGCATGCGAATAACGGGGAAGGGGCAGAGCTGCTGCGGGAGGCGATTGCGGAGCGGTTCGGCGAGATGCAGGTCGAGTACGTTATTTTAGGGCCTGTTATTGGCGCTCATGCCGGTCCGGGGACAATCGCAGCCTTTGTCAGCGCGGTGTAATGAAAGATGAGTTTACATGTAAAAGAAGTTCGTGAAGTCCATGGAGTAGGAGCTCAAAAAGCAGTTGAGCTCGCCTCCATGGGCATTTTTACAGTTATGGATTTATTGGAATACGTTCCATACCGCTATGAAGATTACACGGTACGAGAGCTGGCAAGTGTCAAAGATGGTGAACGTATCACTGTACAAGGGGTCATTGTAGGAGAACCAGTGCTTCAGCGATTCAGCGGAAAAACCCGCCTCTCTTGCAGAGTGATGGTGGATCAGTTTCTGCTCAATGCGGTATGGTTTAACCGACATTTTCTGAAGGACCGCTTACGGCCCCAGCAGGAAATCGTACTCACTGGCAAATGGGACGGCAAGCGCAGGCAATTGTCCGTGTCCGACTCGGAGTTCCCCGGACAAGCTGCCTCCAAGACCGGCACGGTCCAGCCGGTCTATTCCATAGCAGGCACGCTCACTCAAAAGTGGATGCGGAAGGTGATTCAGCAGGCGCTAGCGCAGTACAGCGATGAGGTAGAGGAAGTGCTGCCGGAATCGTTGACCGGCAGATACGGGTTCATGCCGCGCGGCAAGGCTCTAGCCGTCATCCACACGCCGAGCGGCGTGGAGGAAGGCAAGCAGGCGCGCCGGCGGATGGTGTACGAGGAGCTGTTCCTGTTCCAGCTCAAGCTTCAAGCTTACCGCGCGGTCACCCGCAGCCGCTCGGACGGGGTCAAGCAGCAGGTCGACCTGCCTGCTGTACGCGCATTCGTGCGCGCGCTGCCCTTCCAGTTGACGGAGTCGCAGAAGAAGGTCGTTGCCGAGATCCTGCATGATATGCAGGAGCCTTACTGCATGAACCGGCTGCTGCAGGGCGACGTCGGGGCAGGGAAAACAGTCGTCGCGGCTATCGCGCTTTTTGCGACTGTGAAGGCAGGCCTCCAGGGAGCGCTGATGGTGCCAACCGAAATATTAGCTGAGCAGCACAAAAAATCGCTCGATAGGCTGTATGAGCCTTACGGACTGCAGGTGGCCTTGCTGACAGGCAGCTCGACAGACCGACAGCGAAGGGATCTGTTGGCCTCCCTGCAGATGGGGCTAATCGACGTTATTGTAGGCACTCATGCACTTATTCAAGAGGATGTATATTTCCGCCAACTAGGACTGGTTGTAACGGATGAGCAGCACCGCTTTGGTGTCAATCAACGCAGCATCTTGAGACGTAAAGGCATGAATCCCGATGTGCTCACGATGACCGCGACACCGATTCCTCGAACTCTAGCTATCACGGCTTTTGGAGATATGGAT
This genomic window from Paenibacillus hexagrammi contains:
- the rsgA gene encoding ribosome small subunit-dependent GTPase A, with translation MPQGFIVKALSGYYYVLPEGANIREIDTITCRARGVFKKKNISPLVGDQVMYELTENGEGTVTEILPRTSELIRPPISNVNLVVLVFAVTEPVLNLQLLDKFLVHIESTGLDVLLCFTKHDLLAENEEAGSGQLTVAEFDQIRKLYEEIGYAIVTTSSKMHNGIGAVQDALKDRLSVFAGQSGVGKSSLLNEMIRGIDLETNAISQRLGRGKHTTRHVELLPLESGGYVADTPGFSQLDFMELEAEQLGSCFKEFVPLAEECRFRGCLHQHEPNCKVREAVEEGRVAASRYDHYLLFLTEMKERKRRY
- the rpe gene encoding ribulose-phosphate 3-epimerase; amino-acid sequence: MVVVAPSILSANFAKLGEEIKEAEQGGADWIHVDVMDGHFVPNITIGPLVVDSIRPITKLPLDVHLMIEQPDHYIADFVKAGADLISVHVEACTHLHRTLNFIKENGVRAGVVLNPATPISLIEHVLDENLDLVLIMTVNPGFGGQAFIPGMLDKIKALRAHANAKGLHKLHIEVDGGINEVTARQVVEAGADVLVAGNAVFGKPDRADAIRRIRG
- the spoVM gene encoding stage V sporulation protein SpoVM, encoding MKFYTIKLPKFLGGFVKAVLNTFSKN
- the rpmB gene encoding 50S ribosomal protein L28, whose amino-acid sequence is MSRKCFITGKSPGTGNHVSHANNKNKRTWGVNVQKVRILVDGKPKRVYVSTRALKSGKVTRV
- a CDS encoding Asp23/Gls24 family envelope stress response protein; this translates as MPIEISTEFGKVTVTNEVISTLAGSAALECYGLVGMATRKQLKDGIAELLGRENFSRGVEIRRENGRLEIDLYIIVSYGTKISVVASNVQTKVKYILNDVVGLHVDDVNIFVQGVRVAK
- a CDS encoding DegV family protein, producing MNSIRIVTDSTADIPLEVRQALNIEMVPLKISFGDEQYLDAVSLQSDQFYDKLKASSHFPRTSQPSTDEFLSVYKRLALEPGTQVLSIHLSSALSGTFQSASIASMMLEEETGVKVHVLDSRSASYGIGALVVYAAEAARDGQSVEQIIERIQLMRENFYIYFLVDTLEFLQKGGRIGKASALFGSLLNIKPILSIDSEGEVTAVDKVRGSKKAIARIMELLDADLSGRSIRKLYIAHANNGEGAELLREAIAERFGEMQVEYVILGPVIGAHAGPGTIAAFVSAV
- the recG gene encoding ATP-dependent DNA helicase RecG, with the translated sequence MSLHVKEVREVHGVGAQKAVELASMGIFTVMDLLEYVPYRYEDYTVRELASVKDGERITVQGVIVGEPVLQRFSGKTRLSCRVMVDQFLLNAVWFNRHFLKDRLRPQQEIVLTGKWDGKRRQLSVSDSEFPGQAASKTGTVQPVYSIAGTLTQKWMRKVIQQALAQYSDEVEEVLPESLTGRYGFMPRGKALAVIHTPSGVEEGKQARRRMVYEELFLFQLKLQAYRAVTRSRSDGVKQQVDLPAVRAFVRALPFQLTESQKKVVAEILHDMQEPYCMNRLLQGDVGAGKTVVAAIALFATVKAGLQGALMVPTEILAEQHKKSLDRLYEPYGLQVALLTGSSTDRQRRDLLASLQMGLIDVIVGTHALIQEDVYFRQLGLVVTDEQHRFGVNQRSILRRKGMNPDVLTMTATPIPRTLAITAFGDMDVSTIKELPKGRKPIKTYSVHHSMLERVLSFIDREVSAGRQAYVICPLIEESEKLDVQNAIDVHIQLQQHFPSMSIGLLHGRMSAQEKEAVMQAFKEGLVKTLVSTTVIEVGVDVPNATLMVVYDADRFGLSQLHQLRGRVGRGEHQSYCVLIADPKTEVGKERMKAMTDTSDGFEIARRDLELRGPGDFFGTKQSGVPDFRIADMMVDFEVMEQARDDAAELVSASSFWTGAEYTQLRAYLQRTQVFDNEVLD